In the genome of Pungitius pungitius chromosome 5, fPunPun2.1, whole genome shotgun sequence, the window AGTGGACGAGTACACGGCCTGGCATCACACCAACACACGACCCCACGCTGCCAGGGTGTTTATACTGGaggtctgtctgtgtctcctgtctcctgcctgtctgtctgtgtctcctgtctgcctgtctgtctgtgtctcctgtctgtgtctcctgcctgtctgtctgtgtctcctgtctgtctgtctgtgtctcctgtctgtctgtctgtctgtgtctcctgtctgtctgtctgtgtctcctgcctgtctgtctgtgtctcctgtctgtgtctcctgcctgtctgtctgtgtctcctgtctgtctgtctgtgtctcctgtctgtctgtctgtctgtgtctcctgtctgtgtctcctgtctgtctgtctgtgtctcctgtctgtctgtctgtctgtgtctcctgtctgtctgtctgtgtctcctgcctgtctgtctgtgtctcctgtctgtgtctcctgcctgtctgtctgtgtctcctgtctgtctgtctgtgtctcctgtctgtctgtctgtctgtgtctcctgtctgtctgtctgtgtctcctgcctgtctgtctgtgtctcctgtctgtctgtctgtctgtgtctcctgtctgtctgtctgtctgtgtctcctgtctgtctgtctgtgtctcctgcctgtctgtctgtgtctcctgcctgtctgtctgtgtctcctgtctgtctgtctgtctgtgtctcctgtctgtctgtctgtctgtgtctcctgtctgtctgtctgtctgtgtctcctgtctgtctgtctgtgtctcctgcctgtctgtctgtgtctcctgcctgtctgtctgtgtctcctgcctgtctgtctgtctgtgtctcctgtctgtctgtctgtgtctcctgcctgtctgtctgtctgtgtctcctgtctcctgcctgcctgtctgtctcatGTCTCTTACTCCAGCTGTTTGTGTCTCAGGTGCTGCTCCCGTCTCAGACTGTCTCTCCGGTGGACGAGGTGCATTTGTCTCGTGCCGTGTCTCAGCTGGAGGACACTCTGGACCAGCTGGAGTCCATGTTCCTGGGTCGCCAGCCCTTCCTGTGCGGCGATGACATCAGCGTTGCCGACCTGCTCGCCGTCTGTGAGCTCATGCAGGTCAGCGATTGGTTGGATGTTGACCCCCGTGTGGGAAGAGGTTTCTGAGCGTGCTcggtgtgtctctgcagccgTTGGCGGGGGGGCGAGACGTCATGGAGCGGCGTCCTCGGCTGCagcgctggaggagcagagtcCAGGCGGCCGTGGGCGAGGCCTTCCACCGGGCGCACGCCGTCCTGTACGGCGTCAGGGAGCGCCGCGAAGCCAAGCTGTGACATCACACCGGCCCCGCCTGCCTCAGGGAGGAGCCAAtcgtcctccagcatcaggAGACTATTTCACCAGGTCTCAAGACGTCAATCATTAAAATTTTTGAAAAAAGTACCGTTtttgacattattttatttgtttagtcTTGCTgtcgccatgacaacacaaAAACCGAAATGGTTCCACTAGCTTTTAAAAGTAGTCATGTGACATCTTGCTGGGGGCGTGGCCAAGGGTCAATAATCGAGCTAATGGTTGATTGGTTATCCAGATCACATG includes:
- the gstt2 gene encoding glutathione S-transferase theta-2, which gives rise to MATRRPVQVYLDLLSQPCRALHVLLSCTGVPHTVRPVALRRGENRTPEFTKLNPMQKVPVMEDNGFVLTESDAIMKYLCNKYDVPEHWYPRQPERRARVDEYTAWHHTNTRPHAARVFILEVLLPSQTVSPVDEVHLSRAVSQLEDTLDQLESMFLGRQPFLCGDDISVADLLAVCELMQPLAGGRDVMERRPRLQRWRSRVQAAVGEAFHRAHAVLYGVRERREAKL